A genomic window from Candidatus Methanomethylicota archaeon includes:
- a CDS encoding radical SAM protein — protein MILKIGDWIVNLSENSSLRELVLEVSTRCNLNCIHCFRYAVENFKFSDMSFEDYKKIVNNAVNSGVKRLVLTGWGEPTINPYILDMLSYAKSKNLMLVLNTNGTRLLEIAEDLVKMGLDELYVSIDAVDVDLYEKIRRLGNLSTFSRGLEKLFESKKRVDSRKPIIKSIFTITKLNLHQVPKILDYAVEANITEVYLSFYIHYPGGVEGISCLDDPECIGKFKEYLERASVMAINMPIRLWAPNTSSYTSRNCPFTFNKALFVRVDGKVTPCMYMAYTWSTIIRGVKRSIHEFIIGDALHENLADVWKKNYNMYFKLYFNYMPSCIDCELVNWCSYTLSSHVDCWGNIPNCAHCPYHYKFSYCPL, from the coding sequence ATGATTTTGAAGATTGGCGATTGGATTGTAAATCTTAGTGAAAATTCTTCTTTACGGGAATTGGTATTAGAGGTTTCTACACGATGTAATTTGAACTGCATCCACTGCTTCAGGTATGCTGTGGAGAACTTTAAGTTTTCAGATATGAGCTTCGAAGATTACAAGAAAATTGTGAATAATGCTGTGAACTCCGGTGTTAAACGACTAGTTTTAACTGGGTGGGGTGAACCCACAATCAACCCATACATACTGGACATGCTCAGTTACGCTAAGTCTAAGAATCTAATGTTAGTACTAAACACCAATGGTACGAGATTACTAGAGATCGCTGAAGACCTCGTGAAAATGGGCCTCGATGAACTTTATGTGAGTATCGATGCCGTTGACGTAGATTTATATGAGAAGATTAGGAGACTTGGAAACCTCTCCACATTTTCAAGGGGGCTTGAAAAACTCTTTGAAAGCAAGAAGAGGGTTGACAGTAGAAAGCCTATAATTAAATCTATATTCACCATCACAAAACTTAATTTGCATCAAGTACCGAAAATACTTGACTATGCTGTTGAAGCCAATATTACTGAAGTCTACTTAAGCTTCTACATACACTACCCTGGTGGAGTTGAAGGTATAAGTTGTCTTGATGACCCTGAATGTATAGGGAAATTTAAGGAGTATCTTGAAAGGGCATCTGTAATGGCAATAAATATGCCTATTAGATTATGGGCTCCCAACACATCATCATACACTTCGAGAAACTGCCCCTTCACATTTAACAAAGCACTTTTCGTCAGAGTGGATGGGAAGGTGACACCATGCATGTACATGGCTTACACATGGTCAACAATTATAAGGGGGGTTAAAAGGAGTATTCATGAATTCATAATTGGAGATGCTCTTCATGAAAACTTGGCTGATGTATGGAAGAAGAACTATAACATGTACTTCAAACTATACTTCAACTATATGCCCTCATGCATAGATTGCGAACTTGTAAATTGGTGTAGCTACACATTAAGCTCACATGTAGACTGCTGGGGTAACATACCAAACTGTGCTCACTGCCCATACCACTACAAGTTCTCATACTGCCCACTATAA